The Bos javanicus breed banteng chromosome 18, ARS-OSU_banteng_1.0, whole genome shotgun sequence genome has a segment encoding these proteins:
- the NQO1 gene encoding NAD(P)H dehydrogenase [quinone] 1, whose protein sequence is MAVRKALIVLAHSERTSFNYAMKEAAIEALKRKGWEVTVSDLYAMNFNPVISRKDITGKLKDPGNFQYPAETVLAYKEGRLSPDIVAEQKKLEAADLVIFQFPLQWFGVPAILKGWFERVLIGEFAYKYAAMYDKGPFRNKKAVLSITTGGSGSMYSLHGIHGDMNIILWPIQSGTLHFCGFQVLEPQLTYSIGHTPEDARVQILEGWKKRLENIWDEMPLYFAPSSLFDLNFQAGFLMKKEVQDEQKSKKFGLSVGHHLGKSIPMDNQIKAIK, encoded by the exons ATGGCTG TCAGAAAAGCACTGATCGTACTGGCCCACTCAGAGAGGACGTCCTTCAACTATGCCATGAAGGAGGCTGCCATAGAGGCTTTGAAGAGGAAAGGATGGGAGGTCACTGTGTCGGACCTGTATGCCATGAACTTCAATCCCGTCATCTCCAGAAAGGACATCACAG GTAAACTGAAGGACCCCGGGAACTTTCAGTATCCTGCCGAGACTGTTTTAGCTTATAAAGAAGGCCGTCTGAGCCCAGATATTGTGGCCGAACAAAAGAAGCTGGAAGCTGCAGACCTTGTGATTTTTCAG TTTCCCCTGCAGTGGTTTGGAGTCCCTGCCATCCTGAAAGGCTGGTTTGAGCGGGTGCTCATAGGGGAGTTTGCTTACAAGTATGCTGCCATGTATGATAAGGGGCCTTTTCGG AATAAGAAGGCAGTGCTTTCCATCACCACTGGTGGCAGCGGCTCCATGTACTCTCTGCATGGTATCCATGGGGACATGAACATCATTCTCTGGCCAATTCAG AGTGGCACTCTGCACTTCTGTGGCTTCCAAGTCTTGGAACCTCAACTGACATACAGCATTGGGCACACTCCCGAGGATGCCCGAGTTCAGATCCTGGAAGGATGGAAGAAACGCCTGGAGAATATTTGGGATGAGATGCCACTGTATTTTGCTCCAAGTAGCCTCTTTGACCTAAATTTCCAGGCAGGATTCTTAATGAAAAAGGAGGTGCAGGATGAGCAGAAAAGTAAGAAATTTGGCCTTTCTGTGGGCCATCACTTGGGCAAGTCCATCCCAATGGACAACCAGATCAAAGCCATAAAATAA